gaaaaagaaaactgtttgcaggctatgagatggctcagtggaagatTGCAAGCTTGCTatgtacaaagccctggctttgatTGCCACACCAAAAGAAGTGTTTACAGGAAATGGTTCCCGTCCCCCTCATACCCATGCATTTCCACCTAAACAatgtaagaaggaaggaaaggaaagtttgACTTTGTGAAGGGCCAGGTGTGCCTGCCCTAGGCAAGGTCCTGGGTACCTGGTGTGCTGCTGTCAAATGTCAAGATTCAAGCAGGGAGATGGGCGACCTCATACCTACTTGGTGGGAATATAAATCAACCTTTCTGTGAGTCACTGTGCAGTATGAATCATAATCTTGTAAATACATTAACTTTTGGTCTACTAACTTCACTTTGTCTGAAAACAACAATGCATGCTCATTCAATCATTCACCAAGTGTTTACTGAACATCTGTCAAGCGTGCTAGGCATTGTTCTAGAAGCTAGAAACTGcagcaaacaaaacaggaaggCACTGCCAGGATTTTTACACCCTGATGGGAGAGGCCAACAGAGAGCAAAGCAAACGGCATTAACATAACATACTAGAGCGGGACAATTAACTGAAACAGCTCATTAGGGAAAGCAGCTCCCAGGGGCCAAATGTCCAGCTGCCTCGGtctcccaaacgctgggattaaagtattTTAATCCCTGGCTGATGACTAAAGTATTTTAACTCTCAAAtcctgcctccagtgacatacttcctcctagcggtcacacctcctaagcctcccaAATGGTGCCATCAGTTGGGGAACAAGTGTTCAAAGGCCTGTGATTATGGGGGACATCTCATGAAAACACCACAATTATCACATGGCAATcgtatatttaatatttaacatcttGAGGAATTCTCACACCTTTAAGCAATAATCATACCACATGCAATGGACAACAACTCCGATTTCTCTGCATCctcaaatatgtatgtgtgtatttatttggctttggAACCCTAGCTAACAGTAAGCAGTATCTAGCTAGcctagtttatttgtttttgagacatgtagATCATGTAAACTAAACTGGGCTCGAATGCAGCGAGACCCACCTTCCTGAGGTCcccaagtgccagaattaaagaCTCACCCTGCCGCACTCAgcccagccatttttttttttttttttttttttgagacaagggctcactAGCCCTGCAGCTCACCGagttggctagactggctagccagcatgctccaggatcctcctgtctccgcccCTCCCAGcaccaggatcacaggtgtgcactggCACACTTAGGTTTTATTTATGTCCTCATGCTTatgtggtaagcactttaccaatcaagcctgtgtgtatctgagtgtggcTATCCACACAGCTTCCACCCAAGGAAGCCAGCCACACATCCCCCACCTCCAACCCTGGAGCCAATGTTACCCGTGATTGTCAGCTACTCAACTTGGGTGACAAGAATGAAATTCAGGTCCGCTttacccttaaccactgaatcagCTCTCCCACCACACTTTGACCTAAATTTTAAATTGAGTTGTtttgtggctttttgttttttattttgttttgcttgcttgcttgttacAACTTTCTACATgtaaaaatcattctgagtgcaTAGCCATTAAACAAATAGTCACAGAGGGCTGAAGAAATGACACcgcagaagccgggcgtggtggcgcacgcctttaatcccagcacttgggaggcagaggcaggcggatttctgagttcgaggccagcctggtctacaaagtgaNNNNNNNNNNNNNNNNNNNNNNNNNNNNNNNNNNNNNNNNNNNNNNNNNNNNNNNNNNNNNNNNNNNNNNNNNNNNNNNNNNNNNNNNNNNNNNNNNNNNNNNNNNNNNNNNNNNNNNNNNNNNNNNNNNNNNNNNNNNNNNNNNNNNNNNNNNNNNNNNNNNNNNNNNNNNNNNNNNNNNNNNNNNNNNNNNNNNNNNNNNNNNNNNNNNNNNNNNNNNNNNNNNNNNNNNNNNNNNNNNNNNNNNNNNNNNNNNNNNNNNNNNNNNNNNNNNNNNNNNNNNNNNNNNNNNNNNNNNNNNNNNNNNNNNNNNNNNNNNNNNNNNNNNNNNNNNNNNNNNNNNNNNNNNNNNNNNNNNNNNNNNNNNNNNNNNNNNNNNNNNNNNNNNNNNNNNNNNNNNNNNNNNNNNNNNNNNNNNNNNNNNNNNNNNNNNNNNNNNNNNNNNNNNNNNNNNNNNNNNNNNNNNNNNNNNNNNNNNNNNNNNNNNNNNNNNNNNNNNNNNNNNNNNNNNNNNNNNNNNNNNNNNNNNNNNNNNNNNNNNNNNNNNNNNNNNNNNNNNNNNNNNNNNNNNNNNNNNNNNNNNNNNNNNNNNNNNNNNNNNNNNNNNNNNNNNNNNNNNNNNNNNNNNNNNNNNNNNNNNNNNNNNNNNNNNNNNNNNNNNNNNNNNNNNNNNNNNNNNNNNNNNNNNNNNNNNNNNNNNNNNNNNNNNNNNNNNNNNNNNNNNNNNNNNNNNNNNNNNNNNNNNNNNNNNNNNNNNNNNNNNNNNNNNNNNNNNNNNNNNNNNNNNNNNNNNNNNNNNNNNNNNNNNNNNNNNNNNNNNNNNNNNNNNNNNNNNNNNNNNNNNNNNNNNNNNNNNNNNNNNNNNNNNNNNNNNNNNNNNNNNNNNNNNNNNNNNNNNNNNNNNNNNNNNNNNNNNNNNNNNNNNNNNNNNNNNNNNNNNNNNNNNNNNNNNNNNNNNNNNNNNNNNNNNNNNNNNNNNNNNNNNNNNNNNNNNNNNNNNNNNNNNNNNNNNNNNNNNNNNNNNNNNNNNNNNNNNNNNNNNNNNNNNNNNNNNNNNNNNNNNNNNNNNNNNNNNNNNNNNNNNNNNNNNNNNNNNNNNNNNNNNNNNNNNNNNNNNNNNNNNNNNNNNNNNNNNNNNNNNNNNNNNNNNNNNNNNNNNNNNNNNNNNNNNNNNNNNNNNNNNNNNNNNNNNNNNNNNNNNNNNNNNNNNNNNNNNNNNNNNNNNNNNNNNNNNNNNNNNNNNNNNNNNNNNNNNNNNNNNNNNNNNNNNNNNNNNNNNNNNNNNNNNNNNNNNNNNNNNNNNNNNNNNNNNNNNNNNNNNNNNNNNNNNNNNNNNNNNNNNNNNNNNNNNNNNNNNNNNNNNNNNNNNNNNNNNNNNNNNNNNNNNNNNNNNNNNNNNNNNNNNNNNNNNNNNNNNNNNNNNNNNNNNNNNNNNNNNNNNNNNNNNNNNNNNNNNNNNNNNNNNNNNNNNNNNNNNNNNNNNNNNNNNNNNNNNNNNNNNNNNNNNNNNNNNNNNNNNNNNNNNNNNNNNNNNNNNNNNNNNNNNNNNNNNNNNNNNNNNNNNNNNNNNNNNNNNNNNNNNNNNNNNNNNNNNNNNNNNNNNNNNNNNNNNNNNNNNNNNNNNNNNNNNNNNNNNNNNNNNNNNNNNNNNNNNNNNNNNNNNNNNNNNNNNNNNNNNNNNNNNNNNNNNNCTAATTACTCCTGGCtaaacttcttaaaaaaaaaaaaaaaaaaaaaaagaaagaggaggaggaggtggagaaggaggagggggaggagaaggaggaagaaggagtagcaggtggtggtggcggtgagGATTATGATTTGGggttggagagctggccccagtcTGTAATGTGCCTGTCCTGTAAGCAAGAGGATCTGAATTTGGATCCTAAGCATTCAGGTAAAAAGCCTGGATCCCAAAAGCAGGGCACGGGGCATcctaacatttgggaggcagatttaTCACTGTTGAGTTCAAAAaacaagcctgagctacatagaaagttccaagacagccagggctacatcaaCCTTGCCTCAATATAGAGAGagagggccgggcagtggtggcgcacgtctttaatcccagcacttgggaagtagaggcaggaggatttctgagtttgaggccagcctggtctacagagtgagttccaggacagccagggctgcacagagaaaccccgtgaTTTAAGGGTATTTATTCCTACATCCATTTTTTACTTTAGCCAAAGCTTCAGGAAGCTTTTTGAGCAGGATGACCACAACTTTCCTGAAGAATCCAGTCACCCTGAGTTTCTGCCCCAGAGCACTCTGTCTGACACAACCATTGGACTCGCAGTCCAGAAGTATAAAGAGCATTGATAAGatctctttcttaaaaaaaaaaaaaaaaaaagatctctttcttattttccctctccccccaccccttaagacagctgaccttaaactccaCAAGAAGCTGAAGttgaccttaaattcctgattctcctccCTCCAGCGCCCAAGTGCATTACAGGCTTGTATCACTATGCCCAGCCCGGTGGGCATTAATTTCTATCCAATGAACTCCCCTGCGTATACTGTCACAATTGCCACCACAATCTAAGAGTAAATAACAGAAACCTTAAGTACATCTCGATCTGTCTCACCCCAGGCTCCTTAACCAGCACTTGAGACAAGTGGAACCCCACGCCACCTGCTTTaaccttctgatcctcttgtttaACCCGCTAAGCAGCACGTACTGACAACAGTGGAACATCTGAtacttaaaaagaggaaaagaaaaccgAGGTCTCTAGGTTCTAGGCCTCAACGTCAAACCCAGAAAACGAAGAGGGGCTGAGGAGGTAGTGAAGAGCCTAGAGACTTTTCTTCCCAGGATCCCCCTGAAGTTAAAACAGACTAAAACGAACACCTCCAGACAGACAGGTAAAACGTTCAGCATACAAATTGATGCTGCGCAGGCGCAAAAAAGCAGGCCTGGCTATCAGGTTCAACCGGCCTCCAAACAGTGTGGCAGAAGGGACAGCACGGTCACACAGTTCAGAGTCCTCAATGCCTCCCTCCCTAACGCGGTCCTCAAGTCTTTCAGGAAGTGCCCGGAGGCCCCCTTTTTAGTCATTGGCCGTCCCTCGCTCCGGGTCCAGGATAGGGCGGAGCATAGAAAGCCGGAGCCAGGCGCGCGCCAGGCGCGAGGACCAAAGAACTGCTTTGCCTATCAAGTTCTCACCTCTTTGTCTGCCGCCTTCTCCTCAATGCCTAGCAGCGCGTACAGATCCATTTGTAAGAGCTCTTTGGTCACCGCCATGGTGCTAGGCGAAACTTGAATTGATACTACAACTCCCAGGAATCTGAGCGTGCGCGTGGGGGGGGGGTTACTCGCTCCGAGTCGGCCCGAGAGCGCGCTAAGCCTCCTGGGATGATTCCTTCCGATTCACGTCTGACTGGCTGCGGAGGAGCGCTCAGCGGAGAATGAACTACGACTCCCAGCATGCCGCACTCCGCCGCCGCCCCGCCTTGGTGAAGGCAGAGTCAGATTTCCCCGCGCTGGGCCGCCTCTGGACAGCGCCGATGGGCGTGTGGGACTGGGCTGCACAACCTGAGGGTCTGAGAGGCCTGCGCTGCGCTGGTGAGAGGCTATCCTACCAATTCTGCAGCACCGACAACTGCTATGGAGAGCAGGTGCTACGGCTGTGCTGCCAAGTTCACCCTCTTCAAGAAGGAGGCGAGTGTACTCCCAGAGAGCCGAAGGGCCAAGGGAGGACGCGGGGCGAAGGGAAGGGACTTGCAGGCTAAAGACTGTTTGACGGCTTCTTTTCAGTTGCGTGGTTTTGATGAAGTAACCCAGTTAACATTTCTGTAAAGTGGGGCGGATGCCCACCCGTTTCCGGGCTAAGATGATGGTCTGATGAGGTTCAGTGAGGTGGCTCTGAGTAAAAGCCCTTGCTGCTAACCCCGATGACCTTAGTTCgacccccaggacccacatggtggaaggagagaactgaaagTTATTCTCtaatctccacacacatgccatgatatgcacatgcctgcacacatacactcacaaagaaataatgtaaattaagaaaatttaaagtggCTTTGGTGAGGTGCTGGAGCTGAAAGTACCCTAGAAATTGTAAAGTTTCCAAAAgctacagttttttctttttttaatctccacCTACATTCTATGCActccccttctctccatctctgtctttaaCGTCATCCCATGCATACCCGATGCTCTCTGTTCTGAAACCTGCCCCATCCACAGCTTGCCCTTACCCAGGATAGATGACTAtacttcctcttctccccaggGCACAATGAAAAAGCCTTCTTCTCAACCACACTCTCCTTGTAAGCTGCAAGGGGGCTAATGGGGAGTAAATGGACGAATTCATGGTTTGTAGGACTGGAGCTCTTACATATCAATTTTGGAGTCGGAGTTCAAATTTCAGCTGCCCTGTCTTATTCAAAGAATGGTCTAATTGAACAATCATGTAATTACTCTGGCCCCTGTTAAAATAGAGATAATACTGGTGGGCATCAGGATCAAATATGATGACCTATGTAAGTGATGATGGTTATATCAGATGATGAATTTTAAGGTGCAGGCTTAGTGCCTGGCACACACTAAGTACTTAATAATTGAAGCTATTGTTACAACCCTATCCTGAGGCGAGCCTCCCACCATCTCTGCCAGAGCAGAGGAAGCACGGGATCTGCACCCAACTCTGATTCTTTTTGTTGACGAGCCAGTGACCTAACACACAGGGCCTTGTTTGTCTTTGCACTACACCCCCATGGTAAGAAATTGAAAATGGTAGAAAGCATGTGAATTTTGCCTGAAGTTTTAACTAATTTGAACAAGACTCTGGAAACCAAGGAACTGCTGACCCCATCTCGGCCAGAACCCTAGGGACaccactcttcctccttccttcaaaATCTGGTCACAACTTCAATTCCCTCTTTCTGTGAGTGCTTAGAGGGTCTCAGAGAAGAGCCATCGGGGCCGGGTGAGACATGCTTCCTCCTGCTTCATGTTTCTTGTAGTATGGCTGTAAGAATTGTGGCCGAGCCTTCTGTAATGGCTGTCTTAGCTTCAGCGCTCTGGTACCCCGGGCTGGCAACACACAACAGAAAGTCTGCAAGCAGTGCCACACAATCCTGACCAGGTGAGAGATGGGCTCGGACAAGGATTCAGACAGACATGATAATAAGTATCTGGTCAGGCCTTGTGGCCTTGTGCGCCCTGGCCAGAGATCTGCCTGGGAAGTATTTGGGGTAGAAATTACCAatggggaggagggcaggacTTCTGACACCATTGTCCTCTGATGTCCTCTCTCTTAGAGGGTCTTCTGACACTGCCTCCAAGTGGTCGCCACCTCAGAACTATAAGAAGTAAGTACTGAGAAGAAGACAAGTGGGGCTGGGAAAGGACAAGGACACCACGACCACGTCTCTCCTTCCAGTCTCCAGAGCAAATGGGTACAGGACAGAGAGAATGCCCACCTCTAGGCTCCTGGCTTCCCTCTTGGATCCTGAAAGCCGCTCATTAACCAGTTATCAGAAAAGGCATTTGGGAGCTCTTTCCCTGTCAGGCAAAGACCCTCCTGCTGGTCATCTGGGTTGGGCTGTGGTAACACATGAATAAAGACCACAGAAGATGGCCTGCAGAAGCCCAGATTGATTTGAGTGGGTGCCATCAGTCTTTTCATTAACCTTAAGGGTCTCTACCTCATATTCACCCAGGCGTGTGGCAGCCTTGGAAGCCAAGAAGAAGCCCAGCACTTCCCAGAGCCAAGGCCTGACCCACAAAGACCAAGCCATCGCTGAGCGCCTAGCAAGGCTTCGTCAGGAAAACAAGCCCAGTGAGTGGGAGTGGCCAGGGGACCTTTAAGAGGCACATACCAGAAGTGAGGTCTGAGCTTCCTCTGGCCCTTACAAATCCTCTCCCTACCAACTGCAGAGTCAGTACCCTCACAAGCGGAGATAGAGGCACGGCTAGCCGCACTGAAGGATGAAGTCCAGGGCTCCATTCCATCCACGCAGGAGATGGAGGATCGGCTTGCAGCCTTGCAGGGCAGAGTCCCACCTCCTCACACCGCGAGACCGGTGAGTGTGATGGCTTAGGAGAAAAGGATTTCCTAGGGCAAGCGCCCTTCACAAGCCCAGATACATGTATGATCCTATGCTTTGCAGGGACTGGTAAAgcctcccacccctacctcctGAGCCTTAAGCCTGCTCCTAAGCTAAAGAACAAAGGCCAAGCAGCAGGACTGAGTGCATCAACAGAGTGGATACTCAGTCCTGTTGGGAGCTGTCAGACCGACTCACCTATGTGGACTTGAATTCATCCCTTTCCTTGGGCTTTGAAAACTCTTCAGCATCCACCCCTGACTCAGACTTCTTCTGCACGCTTGGTGTGGCCTTCCCTGCAgccctttccccactgagcttCCCTCCTCCGCACAGGCATACCAGGCACCAGATACCAGGACCCAGGCCCAGCAGATGCAGGATCTGCTAACACAGTTGACAGCTGAGGTGGCTATTGATGAAAACTGCCAACCAAGAGCCTCAGGTAACTTGCCCCCTTGGCTTCTCCCAAGTCAtgtcctgcctcttctgcccacCCTTTTGGGAGGTGAATGTAAGTCAGAGAAGAGTCAACACCTTCAGTTTACTGAGTGCTAGCTCCAAAGAGCCAGCATGGGCCTCTTGCACTGGCTCTAGAATCAGATGGTGAATTTCACTTCCACCACATACGTGAGTTACCTCACCTGAGTCTTTCTCATCAGTAAACTTAAGCTATTGTACTAAAACCTATGTCCTGGGAGCGGTCATGAGGACTAAATGAATCAATACAGTAAATGCTTGGGACTGTGCCTGGCTCATAAGTACTTCGTGAGTACTCTCTGCAGTGACTGACTGCACTGACAGTGAGGACGAGGCTTCAGGGAAAAGTTAGGATCCGTTGCCTCCTCGCACCAGCCACATTTCCACTGTTCACTACCCACGTGAGCTCATGGGTCACATCATGGACAGTAGATCTAGGATGTACTATGCAGGGTTCTGACATCATAGAAGATTCTTGGACAGTGGTAATAAAATCTACAGTAGTTCCAACTAGGAATGCTTTTGAGCCTTAGACACCTTTGGATTTGGGTAAAGACATTTTCATCATCACAGTTCACAGGTCCTCCTGGATTCTGGTGGGTGGAAGATGGGGATACTGCTGGACACCCTACCGTGCAGTTGCCAGCTCCCCacctgaaaagaaaatatgcccTTAAATGTATCAGTGGAACTAAGATGGATAAACTACTACAGAGAGTCTCTGTGGATAACCTCACTCATCTGATGTACGGATTACTATCAAATGTCTTCCTGCCCGTTATCTAACTTGGCTGTTACTGTTATGACCTCTTCCTGTTGTTCCCAGAAAATGCTAATTCCAGCCCTGAAAGACAGTCTAGCTAAACCTTAGCCCCTCACATTCTGATCCTCAAGCCCTAGGATAGCCACCCAACTCAGTATATGGAGGTGTATAGCTGAATTGCTACATTGTAGGTGCTTCTCTTCTCTCAGCCCTTTTTCTCCCACCCTTTAAACTTCCAACACTAGATGATAGAGAAAAAAGGATAGGGACGAAAGGAAAGAATCCCTGAATAAAGTCGGGTTGAAAAACAGCGACATTACAGGTGGCCAACTTCCTGTTGTATAGGGTGTTAAACTCCTTGGGGACAAGATTGCTCTTTGCCTTCAGAATATCTAATtctgtcttcttgtttcttctctgtttcttgtttcttctcttccgTTTACTACATAGTAAACAGAAATCCGCAATAACCAAAAACCCACCAACAGCCTCTCAGGGCTGTAACATTTATATACtgtctgaaaagtccccagaattccaaatgtcacacactcacagaaacatgCTGCAGctgcaaaatcacacccctggtacagcacaaggcaaatcatagtcagtgGCTGTGGaaaatctgaagcagccccatattccAAACaaagggattaaaacaaaaacatatccttatgatatttctgttttccaaaggAAGCAAAATTCCAAAACTGTCACTCCCAAGGTTGATGTCTTTGAAAGACACAACTAAAATTACTAGTTTTCCAAGGTACTCTGCAGTCACAGAATTgtgaggtaaaggcaggaagatcatgagttccaggccatcaaaTGGAGGGATAGGGGCACCaccccagccacaaaacctttgacctacagttTGTCACTCCTGCAAAATCATCATCAGAGTgtccagagagacttcatccagctcCTGTGGGAATAGATGCAGACTACTCCAGACAAACATGAGGAGCAGCTCAGAGAGTGCtgcaaaggaaggggaggaaggatctGACGAACTAGAGAAGTCAGGGACACCCCAGAAGTACAAGACCCACAGAAAGGACTGATCGGGACTCGTGGGATCCCGTAgaggtctgacctaggtcctctgcatatatgccaTGGCTGAGTAGCGTGCTGTTGGTGGAGGACTCCTAACGCTGGGatcagggctgtctctgactcttgcctgcttgTGAGACCCTTCCCCCACTACAAGGTTGCCTCCTCCCTTGCTGTGGATGGCTGGTGTCCCTGGGAGGGcttctcttttctgaggggaggtggaaggggaaaCTGGTATGGgactgaaagaaaatgaagttgagGCAGAGAGATTGGCaggcggggagggagggggaagctgaagtcaggatgtaatatatgagagaagaattaaaaaaaagaaagaaagtgctccaggtcagcctggacttaGAGCAAACccctatctttaaaataaatgagtagACGTGGAAGTGTGCACCTTCAGTCCCGGCACTTGGGACCcacgcttgggaggcagaggtgggcagatctcagttcaagaccaacctggtctgcaaagtgagttacaggtaggccaggactacacagagaaaccttgccttgaaTAAACCAAAAGTAAATACACCAATGAATAAAAGCCTAGTACTGAGCAATGAAAACGAAAATGTATGGTTAAACCTAGTTGAGAAGTGGCTTCCAGGATGAGATCTTGGAATTCTTCTGCCTTCCTAACTACATCACCCCTGCCAGCAGCCTCCCTCCAGAATGACCTCAACAAGGGAGCTGCAAGAAGCCAGCACTCAAATTCCCAGGGCCAGGCCAGCCAGTctctggaggaagagaagaacaagCTGCTGGCTGAGGCAGCAGTTGAGCTACAGGAGGAGAACACCAGGCAGGAACGGATCCTGGCTCTTGCCAAAAGATTGGCTGTACTGAAGGGACAGGACCCCAGCAGAGGTAAAGGCTCTAGCCAGCATCCTTATTCAAGCCCCCTGGCCAACACCTACTGCCACCACAGACTGTATTTTCCCTGACAGTGCTAAAGCAGATAAAGGGTCCCTGTACCAGAGGATATGCCATGTGCTATGCTGAGCTGTGATGTATAATGGGGGAGCAGAGAATGAGGACTCGGAGGCAGCCATATTGGGGCAGTGGAACCTTCAGTCCCCTCTGGTGCTAATGCTTCTCATTCTGCCCTCTGCTCTCAGGGCCGATGGTCCAGCCTTGCAGAGCTGGGGTAGAGAGGCAAGCAGCTTGGTTCTCAGCTCTGAACCTAGTGGCCCCAGGAACCAACAGTTCAGAAGGCAAGAGGAAAGATTTGGTGAAATCTGTTGTCTCACTTCTTGTGTTCCTGTCCCTCATTCCAGTGACCCTCCAGGACTATCACCTCCCAGACAGTGATGAGGATGAAGAGACAGCCATCCAGAGAGTCATGCAGCAGGTAGCCCTGTTAGCTGCCCAGTCACCctgggctgcctctgcctccttgctcCGTGTTGTACCAGCCGTCTGGTCTCATGCCAGGCCTGTGCACCAGGGCCACATGAGCGGTCATTCCTTAGCACTTCTTCTAGCTGGGGTCCTGTTCTTCCTGGTGTCTTGACATAGGAAATATGCAGTCATAGGCAGGAAGGCAGTAAAGGGTGaagtgtagtgagaattctgtacttttggtttcttttaaaaacacgtAAATAAgaatgagtttttcttttaatcccaCGTGTGGGATGTGGGGCTACTTTGGACTGTCCTCACCAGCTGACCATGATTTCCCTTGTGCTCTACCAGAAGTATAGTTTTGCCacctgcagatagtttctgcagttTTGTGGTTTGTAGTACCCatgatcaaagaagaaacaaaaggcaaTAAATTAGATCCAGGTATGTCGGTTGGTCAGTCAGTCAGTtggtcggtctgtctgtctgtctatctatctccctgcctctcctcccccccaTATCCTTTTTCTCTTACCTAGTATTAGGGAAAGAAACTGAGGTGAGGAGAACCCCCAAGGTGGTAACAGATGGCAGATCAGCTACAGTGAAGAGCTGAGAAGCCAaggccacaaaacaaacaaatgatggGAGGGCAACCTGTGCCTAGAGCAGGAAgtagttctctccctccctgttcaCAGCTCACTGAAGAAGCTGCCCTGGATGAGGCAAGTGGCTTTAACATCCCTGAGAAACCAGCTCCAGGATCCCGGGCCCAACCCTGCAAGGCAGAGACGGAGGTGAGCAAGATGACCTCACTCAGGCTTCCATCCCCACACTTCCCATAGACAGCCTGCCACCTGCCTCAAGGCTCCATCTCTATGGTCCCCATTCCTCTCTTCCTAAGTCCCAATCTGCTTCAGGGGCCACAGGCCGAGGAGGAAGAACTCCCCTGGTGCTGTATCTGCAATGAGGATGCTACTCTGCGCTGTGCTGGCTGTGATGGAGACCTCTACTGTGCCCGGTGCTTCCGGTGGGTGCTGGGAGAGTGTTCTGAGAGGAGAATGTTCTTGGCTTGAGGACTGCCAAGTTGTCTGACATTCACCCCTTTGTTCTGCAGGGAGGGCCATGATAACTTTGATCTTAAAGAACATCAGACTTCTCCCTACCACCCCCGACGGCCTTGCCAAGAACACTGAGGGTAACCTAATGATCTCCTGAGGTGTCAGTGCCACAGGCAACCAGCAGGCTGGGAAGACTCCTGGGCCAAGTCTCAGGGCATCCAGGGGGGCAGAAGACCCTGCTCTACTGATGGCAAACACACCCTTTTGTGAGCTTCCCAGTCCCTGGAAGGAAGAAACAATGACTCTGAGAGGGTCCGGGTGAGAGGAGGAGTCACGGCCCTCCCCtaagaggctggcctcaaacagagaCAGATGAAGACACCAGACTGAAGCTAAGAGTGATGCCTGAAGGGCCTAATCCTGGCTAAAGTGGATCTAATAAAATGTGTTGAGTCATTGGCCCCAGATGTTTTTtctgtcctgggaattgaacccagggccttgcacatgctacaGAAGGATGTTACATCCCTCATTCCAGAACCTTTCAATTATGTGTTTGTTACTGGCACTACTTGGGATTGAAACCACATCCTCATACAAACTTAGTGTGTGCTGTACCATAGACCTAAACCTGCAGGTGCCCAACACCATCTATATCTAGAACCTCATGGCCCCTGAGCTCGGGGTGTGTGAGAGGTGCTAAGAACGCAGTAGGTTAAGAACAGACTCCTGTGGGATTCATAAAAAGCTTGAGCTGTTCTGTAAGCTCCCAGCAAGGACAGTCACAGCTCCTGGTGGCCTCATTCCAAATAAGCATGAATATTCACCTTAGGG
The DNA window shown above is from Mus pahari chromosome 3, PAHARI_EIJ_v1.1, whole genome shotgun sequence and carries:
- the Zfyve19 gene encoding abscission/NoCut checkpoint regulator isoform X1, producing the protein MESRCYGCAAKFTLFKKEYGCKNCGRAFCNGCLSFSALVPRAGNTQQKVCKQCHTILTRGSSDTASKWSPPQNYKKRVAALEAKKKPSTSQSQGLTHKDQAIAERLARLRQENKPKSVPSQAEIEARLAALKDEVQGSIPSTQEMEDRLAALQGRVPPPHTARPAYQAPDTRTQAQQMQDLLTQLTAEVAIDENCQPRASAASLQNDLNKGAARSQHSNSQGQASQSLEEEKNKLLAEAAVELQEENTRQERILALAKRLAVLKGQDPSRVTLQDYHLPDSDEDEETAIQRVMQQLTEEAALDEASGFNIPEKPAPGSRAQPCKAETEGPQAEEEELPWCCICNEDATLRCAGCDGDLYCARCFREGHDNFDLKEHQTSPYHPRRPCQEH
- the Zfyve19 gene encoding abscission/NoCut checkpoint regulator isoform X2, with the translated sequence MESRCYGCAAKFTLFKKEYGCKNCGRAFCNGCLSFSALVPRAGNTQQKVCKQCHTILTRGSSDTASKWSPPQNYKKRVAALEAKKKPSTSQSQGLTHKDQAIAERLARLRQENKPKSVPSQAEIEARLAALKDEVQGSIPSTQEMEDRLAALQGRVPPPHTARPAYQAPDTRTQAQQMQDLLTQLTAEVAIDENCQPRASASLQNDLNKGAARSQHSNSQGQASQSLEEEKNKLLAEAAVELQEENTRQERILALAKRLAVLKGQDPSRVTLQDYHLPDSDEDEETAIQRVMQQLTEEAALDEASGFNIPEKPAPGSRAQPCKAETEGPQAEEEELPWCCICNEDATLRCAGCDGDLYCARCFREGHDNFDLKEHQTSPYHPRRPCQEH